A genomic region of Litoribacterium kuwaitense contains the following coding sequences:
- a CDS encoding transposase, with product RTAVERVNAYLKEFFGLNHVRHRTGKKARLHFQLVTLVYNASRLATDRIKKMKAEQMSKAA from the coding sequence GCGAACCGCTGTCGAAAGGGTCAACGCATATCTAAAAGAGTTCTTTGGGCTCAATCATGTCCGTCATCGGACAGGTAAGAAGGCAAGGCTTCATTTCCAGTTGGTGACGCTTGTTTATAATGCCTCCAGATTGGCCACAGATCGAATTAAAAAGATGAAAGCGGAACAAATGT